One genomic window of Citrobacter sp. Marseille-Q6884 includes the following:
- a CDS encoding polysaccharide pyruvyl transferase family protein, whose amino-acid sequence MGKTVFLLNDTEDFYHWGCNGTSLQIKKQLSKMGVKQILSLPVYTIPLLSNIPLKVNAIGTRETFIQQFAPIANAMNASDFIVVNGEGTIHDFKPGVRALLFLIIAAKKFFNKKVYLINHSCYPNTSEENALNFYREAYRSCEYIAARESLSSLIIRAVLGVPCVESFDSLPLTIREIQDKIPESLISEKYVCISGAVNYNTLRTGYIIEKIKSKFPNHKIVYLAGSKKEGIRKTEQSVIAHYLENMPDILVFDAKSLEDWLSIIKHCSVLVSGRYHFTIAAACFGTPVIYFPSNTPKIEVIAYDNGLPKSVSTQEEFYQMMDSLDDIVWDNKLEDLCVKAENNYKWKK is encoded by the coding sequence ATGGGAAAAACAGTATTTCTTCTAAATGATACCGAAGATTTTTATCACTGGGGATGTAACGGAACCTCATTGCAGATCAAAAAACAATTATCAAAAATGGGTGTGAAGCAAATATTATCTTTGCCAGTATATACTATCCCGTTATTATCAAATATACCTTTAAAAGTAAATGCTATTGGAACACGTGAAACCTTCATTCAACAATTTGCCCCTATTGCGAATGCCATGAATGCCAGTGACTTCATCGTTGTGAATGGCGAAGGAACGATCCACGATTTCAAACCAGGTGTGAGAGCCTTACTTTTTCTAATCATTGCAGCAAAGAAATTTTTTAATAAGAAAGTATATCTTATTAATCACTCTTGTTATCCAAATACATCGGAAGAAAATGCGCTAAATTTTTACCGAGAAGCTTATCGCTCCTGTGAATATATAGCAGCAAGAGAAAGTCTTTCTTCTCTAATTATACGGGCGGTGCTGGGGGTCCCCTGTGTTGAGTCTTTTGATAGTTTACCGCTGACCATCAGAGAGATACAAGATAAAATACCAGAAAGTTTAATCTCTGAGAAATATGTCTGTATTTCTGGTGCAGTTAATTATAATACATTAAGAACAGGTTATATTATTGAAAAAATAAAATCTAAATTTCCAAACCATAAAATAGTATATCTGGCTGGGTCAAAGAAAGAAGGAATACGTAAAACTGAACAGTCAGTGATTGCGCACTATCTGGAAAATATGCCAGATATACTGGTCTTTGACGCAAAAAGTTTAGAAGATTGGCTTTCAATAATAAAACACTGCTCCGTATTAGTTTCCGGGCGATATCACTTTACCATTGCAGCAGCCTGTTTTGGAACGCCGGTAATTTACTTTCCATCCAACACACCGAAAATTGAAGTGATAGCCTATGATAATGGCTTACCCAAGTCTGTGTCGACCCAAGAAGAATTCTATCAGATGATGGATTCATTAGACGATATTGTGTGGGATAATAAATTAGAGGATTTGTGTGTGAAAGCTGAAAATAACTATAAATGGAAAAAGTGA
- a CDS encoding CDP-glycerol glycerophosphotransferase family protein: MTMNNYPVVDYRLYQSLSNISIKKRKNKKRVLFFDRDAFSDNTKYLYLHMIKNPQTECIWCTWNEDVYHMLMKHNLPVHLIGKNHDATINLFLEAKIAIFCVNPHHSLHKNWLYFACLEGAKHIQLWHGISVKKLLLQLTTHFSMTELNFSTSLAWASRADYVLSTTEGLNDYWSQVFGCNNILNAAYPRNEVLLRAAMPLELLGSKLDSRTIKAFANKRKKLFIAPTWQRFENTDLLSKEILTKILLYTNKHNIDVFIKTHPYRAINFNNKTLKIDNFYFIDANTDIYPLMSKFDALITDYSSIMFDFLLTKKPVLTLDIAPGEHADFEPDYNLLPIDNDFRYKFNTQTIVDVLHQALNKDEKLMCREKAVEHLFGHEPQNANQTLATFIENLAQES, from the coding sequence ATGACTATGAATAACTATCCCGTCGTTGACTACCGTCTCTACCAGTCATTATCAAATATTTCGATTAAAAAAAGAAAAAATAAAAAAAGAGTTCTATTTTTTGATCGTGATGCTTTTTCTGATAATACCAAATACTTATATCTACATATGATTAAAAACCCGCAAACAGAATGTATATGGTGCACATGGAACGAAGATGTTTATCATATGCTGATGAAGCATAATCTCCCTGTACACCTTATAGGGAAAAATCATGATGCAACCATAAATTTATTTCTAGAAGCAAAAATAGCCATTTTTTGTGTTAATCCTCATCATAGCCTACATAAAAACTGGTTATATTTCGCCTGTCTTGAAGGTGCTAAACATATCCAGTTATGGCACGGTATTTCTGTAAAAAAACTATTATTACAGCTTACAACGCACTTCAGCATGACCGAACTTAATTTCAGTACATCGTTAGCCTGGGCCTCCCGAGCGGATTATGTATTAAGCACAACAGAGGGTTTGAACGATTACTGGTCTCAAGTATTTGGCTGTAATAATATTTTAAACGCTGCTTACCCGCGGAATGAAGTATTGCTCAGAGCAGCAATGCCATTAGAACTCCTGGGTTCAAAACTTGATAGCAGAACGATCAAAGCGTTCGCCAACAAAAGAAAAAAATTATTTATAGCCCCAACATGGCAACGCTTCGAAAATACCGACTTATTAAGCAAGGAGATACTAACAAAGATCTTACTCTACACCAATAAACACAATATCGATGTATTTATAAAAACCCATCCCTATCGAGCAATAAACTTCAACAATAAAACCCTGAAGATTGATAATTTTTATTTTATTGATGCAAACACAGACATCTATCCGCTTATGAGTAAATTTGACGCACTAATAACAGATTACTCATCTATAATGTTTGATTTTCTGTTAACGAAAAAACCGGTGCTAACGTTAGATATCGCACCAGGAGAACATGCTGACTTTGAACCAGACTACAACCTGTTACCAATAGATAATGACTTTCGCTACAAATTTAATACACAGACTATAGTAGATGTTTTGCATCAGGCATTAAATAAAGATGAAAAACTAATGTGTCGCGAAAAAGCCGTAGAACATTTATTTGGTCATGAACCTCAAAATGCGAATCAAACATTGGCTACATTTATCGAAAATCTAGCCCAGGAAAGTTAA
- a CDS encoding glycosyltransferase, protein MSESNKARSALSGIVKTLDTGREKPFVSVVTPTWNRAAFLPYLLYMYRYQDYPAERRELVILDDSPQSHQPIIDRLTQNQPEKFNIRYIHHPEKLDLGKKRNMLNALAKGEYILCMDDDDYYPADKISYTIEMMQRHRALISGSDQIPIWYSHINRIFKTRSFGPQNILNGTFCYHRNYLKKHRYEDACNLAEEEGFTNRFTVNPLQLPGERTILCISHSQNTFDKDFVLGSSQPLADKLSQHIADPLLNNWYQSLHNATHHQPIQWGAIDQVVIVNLDSRPDRLADVQQELAQLHFPTEKITRLPACEAINGQTGRRQSHLQALKLAQQRGWKNYLLLEDDAVILKQEKHIRVLNSLLNALPKFPWEVILLGGEIKRGNLLKSLNGMIHARDCNKVCAYLVNSHYYASLTQQMEHDLSDTLEGQWQPLLREGKWLACYPSISYQRAGYSDIEKKETDNIGYYFNKINQMTADPQPLSSTPSPQNAVYSGTIGFYMETSLHYRVYRPIISALQALGHSCSLLVSDRIHKSFLDEMTATLRTIDDPTLGGHRLSDVLERNQRYKCLVSPYYTPLLNGLADIHVRAMYGLAKEEWNHAWWNAFYHRILCYSHYSQQALDIGGNAKVVGNPRFDEWHNKTYDARLPESLKLDAKKKTLLYAPTYGSLSSIPHWAASLSRLSHEYNIVTKLHHGTCHRPEEAASLALAQKYLKKRIDTPEHQLALIAQADYILTDSSGFIFDAIHMGKRVILLTWPDMNSLLDGQQSFSTPDSADQRIRDILPVADDMQTLRAALSETFDWASLDAPLSEIRQKYCDAFMDGRAGERAAYEIETLMTSPSINQNNTLLLSLQNKLFN, encoded by the coding sequence ATGTCTGAGTCCAATAAAGCACGCTCCGCCCTGTCCGGGATTGTCAAAACGCTGGATACTGGCCGCGAAAAACCGTTTGTCAGCGTTGTTACCCCGACGTGGAATCGCGCCGCATTCCTGCCCTACCTGCTCTATATGTACCGCTACCAGGATTATCCGGCCGAACGCCGTGAGCTGGTGATCCTGGATGATTCGCCGCAAAGCCATCAGCCGATTATCGACCGACTGACGCAGAATCAGCCGGAAAAATTTAATATCCGTTATATCCACCACCCGGAAAAACTCGATCTGGGGAAAAAGCGCAATATGCTCAACGCGCTGGCAAAAGGTGAATATATTCTTTGCATGGATGACGATGATTATTATCCGGCGGATAAAATTTCTTACACCATTGAGATGATGCAACGTCATCGGGCACTCATTTCCGGCTCCGATCAGATTCCTATCTGGTACAGCCACATTAACCGGATATTCAAAACACGCAGCTTTGGCCCGCAAAATATTCTCAACGGTACCTTCTGTTACCACCGTAATTACCTGAAAAAACACCGTTATGAAGATGCGTGTAATTTAGCGGAAGAGGAAGGATTCACCAATCGCTTTACGGTCAATCCGCTGCAACTCCCCGGTGAACGTACCATCCTTTGTATTTCACATAGCCAGAATACGTTTGATAAAGATTTTGTCCTGGGATCAAGCCAGCCTCTGGCAGACAAATTGAGCCAGCATATCGCAGACCCGTTACTGAATAACTGGTACCAGAGCCTGCATAATGCAACCCATCATCAGCCGATCCAATGGGGGGCGATTGATCAGGTGGTGATCGTCAATCTGGACTCACGCCCCGACCGCCTTGCGGATGTTCAGCAAGAGCTGGCACAATTACATTTCCCCACAGAAAAAATAACCCGACTGCCTGCTTGTGAGGCGATAAATGGGCAAACCGGTCGACGCCAGTCCCATCTCCAGGCACTCAAGTTGGCGCAACAAAGGGGGTGGAAAAATTACCTGCTGCTTGAGGATGACGCCGTTATCCTGAAACAGGAAAAACATATTCGGGTGCTTAATTCGCTGCTTAATGCCCTGCCTAAATTCCCGTGGGAAGTCATTCTTCTCGGCGGCGAAATTAAACGCGGAAACCTATTAAAAAGCCTGAATGGGATGATCCACGCGCGTGACTGCAATAAGGTGTGTGCCTATCTGGTCAACAGCCATTATTACGCTTCGCTGACCCAACAAATGGAACACGACCTCTCTGATACGCTCGAAGGGCAATGGCAACCGTTGTTGCGTGAAGGAAAATGGCTGGCCTGCTATCCCAGCATTAGCTACCAACGTGCGGGTTACAGCGACATTGAGAAGAAAGAAACCGACAACATTGGTTACTACTTCAATAAAATCAATCAAATGACAGCAGACCCGCAACCGCTCTCCAGCACACCTTCACCGCAAAATGCGGTCTATAGCGGTACCATCGGTTTCTATATGGAAACCTCTTTGCATTACAGAGTCTACCGTCCGATCATCAGCGCGCTCCAGGCTCTGGGTCATAGCTGCTCATTACTGGTAAGCGACAGAATACACAAATCGTTTCTGGATGAGATGACAGCCACCCTTAGGACCATTGATGATCCCACGCTGGGAGGGCACCGGCTTTCGGACGTATTAGAACGCAATCAGCGCTATAAATGCCTTGTCAGCCCTTATTACACCCCGCTGCTTAACGGTCTTGCCGATATCCATGTTCGCGCTATGTATGGCCTGGCGAAGGAAGAGTGGAACCATGCCTGGTGGAATGCTTTCTATCATCGCATTCTTTGTTACAGCCACTATAGCCAGCAAGCATTGGATATTGGCGGCAATGCAAAAGTGGTGGGTAATCCCCGTTTCGATGAGTGGCACAACAAAACCTATGACGCCAGACTCCCTGAAAGCCTTAAGCTGGATGCGAAAAAGAAGACCCTGCTTTATGCCCCTACTTACGGTTCACTCAGTTCGATCCCTCATTGGGCGGCATCGCTCAGCCGCTTAAGCCATGAATATAATATCGTCACAAAACTGCATCATGGTACCTGCCACAGGCCTGAGGAAGCGGCATCACTGGCGCTGGCACAGAAATATTTAAAGAAACGGATCGACACTCCTGAGCATCAACTGGCGCTTATTGCACAAGCCGATTACATCCTTACGGACAGCAGCGGGTTTATTTTTGATGCGATCCATATGGGCAAACGCGTCATTTTGCTGACCTGGCCTGACATGAATTCATTGCTCGATGGGCAGCAAAGTTTCTCCACGCCTGACAGTGCCGATCAACGTATCCGGGACATCCTCCCTGTTGCAGATGATATGCAAACCCTGCGCGCTGCGTTATCCGAAACGTTTGACTGGGCTTCGCTGGATGCGCCATTGAGTGAAATTCGCCAGAAGTATTGCGATGCGTTTATGGATGGCCGGGCGGGAGAACGGGCGGCTTACGAAATAGAAACTCTCATGACATCCCCCTCAATAAACCAAAATAACACCCTGCTGCTAAGTCTACAGAATAAATTATTTAATTGA
- a CDS encoding lysine-N-methylase yields MSMIDCYEPDFVRLFLSRHPDSALHVRMCWKTEIRQSLMLTDPASCEAALSSPQAFVLNVTQSEASAESRALSRRDQVLNQAALDTLTLPGLWPELRLYALGIMLSYSDKFPGEDEVVLQKLASLPQILAGYAQEGKLQDQFAQLPSLPQLQRELITRMGSCEFNWALLPESTRKLTLPLQVSLLMLQDANSEALLQQQLQDQWQKTDERYFAQAPWIFINYLIYRLYHDTFPQHDSESALQRYFGLTTDFFMIRTLLSLWTMDDSELSQDDIYALFALVEEWRNSSDAIAVRQQIQNRLPGDHLLSAFSLLTR; encoded by the coding sequence ATGAGTATGATTGATTGCTATGAACCCGACTTTGTCCGGTTGTTTTTATCCCGCCATCCGGATTCTGCGCTGCATGTCAGAATGTGTTGGAAAACGGAAATTCGCCAGAGCCTGATGCTCACCGATCCCGCCAGTTGTGAAGCGGCGTTAAGCTCTCCTCAGGCATTTGTTTTAAACGTCACCCAGAGTGAAGCCTCTGCGGAAAGTCGCGCGTTATCCCGGCGCGATCAGGTTTTGAATCAGGCCGCACTTGATACCCTTACCCTGCCAGGTTTATGGCCAGAATTGCGCCTGTATGCACTGGGCATCATGTTGTCCTACTCCGACAAATTCCCGGGTGAGGACGAGGTTGTCCTGCAAAAACTGGCGTCGTTGCCGCAGATTCTGGCGGGCTATGCGCAAGAAGGAAAACTGCAGGATCAGTTCGCCCAACTTCCCAGCTTGCCACAGCTACAACGTGAATTAATCACCCGTATGGGTAGCTGTGAATTCAACTGGGCATTGTTGCCGGAGAGTACGCGTAAGCTGACTTTACCCTTGCAGGTGAGTCTGCTGATGCTTCAGGACGCCAACAGCGAAGCGCTGCTCCAGCAACAGTTGCAGGATCAGTGGCAGAAAACCGATGAGCGCTATTTTGCGCAAGCGCCGTGGATCTTTATTAACTATCTGATTTATCGTCTGTATCACGACACATTCCCACAACACGACAGCGAAAGCGCTCTCCAGCGTTATTTCGGGCTCACCACTGACTTCTTTATGATTCGGACATTACTTAGCCTGTGGACAATGGATGATTCCGAGCTCAGTCAGGACGATATTTATGCCCTGTTCGCGCTAGTGGAAGAGTGGCGAAACAGCAGCGATGCCATCGCGGTACGTCAACAGATTCAGAATCGACTGCCGGGAGATCACTTGCTCTCGGCGTTTTCCCTGCTTACACGTTAG
- the flgN gene encoding flagellar protein FlgN, with the protein MSTRLQQVKSLLQGIREDGMRYDTLRAQLEQQRLCMIRRASEELLAVNDEIQHHYEQLKNSSQQRRSLLQLLGVSVNRAGLEQVFNWLPGAQKNAAKTWWQSLEQKAERCKAYNEKNGELLIRQYEFIQSFLGTEPDFIYHR; encoded by the coding sequence GTGAGTACCAGGCTACAGCAGGTTAAGAGCCTGCTTCAGGGCATTCGTGAAGACGGGATGCGGTATGACACGCTTCGGGCTCAGCTTGAACAGCAGCGCCTGTGTATGATCCGCCGCGCCAGCGAAGAGTTGCTGGCGGTAAATGATGAGATTCAACACCATTATGAACAGCTGAAAAACAGCAGTCAGCAGCGCCGCTCACTCCTGCAATTACTGGGCGTCAGCGTCAATCGTGCGGGGCTGGAGCAGGTTTTTAACTGGTTACCAGGCGCGCAAAAAAATGCCGCCAAAACCTGGTGGCAGAGTCTTGAGCAAAAAGCAGAACGCTGTAAAGCCTACAACGAAAAGAACGGTGAGCTGCTGATTCGCCAGTATGAGTTTATTCAGTCTTTTCTGGGGACTGAACCCGATTTTATCTACCACCGTTAA
- the flgM gene encoding flagellar biosynthesis anti-sigma factor FlgM produces the protein MKITPTLPGNRPTSTTGGERSEKSTAQTSTSSTTVVSADDITQAGLQTAQQTLNSDTQRDVDDDKVAQMQSMLAAGNMQVDPHQLAGDMLSFFQK, from the coding sequence ATGAAGATTACACCTACCCTGCCTGGTAATCGTCCGACATCAACGACCGGAGGCGAGCGTTCAGAGAAGAGCACCGCGCAAACCAGCACGAGCAGCACAACGGTCGTTTCCGCCGATGATATTACTCAGGCTGGATTACAGACGGCGCAACAAACGCTGAACAGTGATACGCAACGTGACGTTGATGACGACAAAGTGGCGCAAATGCAGTCCATGCTGGCTGCCGGCAACATGCAGGTCGATCCCCATCAACTGGCTGGCGATATGCTCAGCTTTTTTCAGAAATAA
- the flgA gene encoding flagellar basal body P-ring formation chaperone FlgA has protein sequence MKLSPSRRKPSFPFIAEILLALCCALPVRADVHPVQHSAREQINAQVLKAATHEIETLAQKQQWHDYRYTFNVYIPSTVSTQALCASTPQVSTTSSPEMALTRMNFVVSCPGSAGWQVNVAVRPDVSVPVVMPKSLIARDTVLTADDLVLKKFNISGQREGLMMTREEAIGLTSKRALRPGKPLTRNELVQPVLVKRDQPVMIVSHMAGITASMPGVALKNGRKGEVIKIRNASSQRIITATVDDTGVVTTLTAEQ, from the coding sequence ATGAAATTATCCCCTTCCCGACGGAAGCCTTCCTTCCCCTTTATCGCGGAAATCCTGCTGGCGTTATGCTGTGCATTACCCGTCCGTGCCGACGTGCATCCCGTTCAGCACAGCGCCCGGGAGCAGATCAACGCGCAGGTCCTTAAAGCCGCCACCCATGAAATTGAAACGCTGGCGCAGAAACAGCAGTGGCATGACTACCGCTACACCTTCAATGTCTATATCCCCTCAACGGTCAGCACCCAGGCGCTCTGCGCTTCGACTCCGCAGGTCAGCACCACGTCATCCCCGGAAATGGCCTTAACGCGGATGAATTTTGTCGTCAGTTGTCCAGGCAGTGCGGGGTGGCAGGTTAACGTTGCGGTCCGCCCGGACGTGTCGGTACCGGTCGTCATGCCGAAGTCGCTGATTGCGCGCGATACGGTACTCACCGCCGACGATCTGGTGCTCAAAAAATTCAATATCAGCGGACAGCGAGAAGGGTTGATGATGACCAGGGAAGAGGCGATTGGCCTGACCAGCAAGCGCGCCCTGCGACCGGGAAAACCGCTGACACGTAATGAACTGGTTCAGCCTGTGCTGGTGAAACGCGACCAACCGGTCATGATTGTCTCGCATATGGCCGGGATAACCGCCTCAATGCCTGGTGTGGCATTGAAGAATGGTCGCAAAGGCGAGGTGATAAAAATTCGTAACGCCAGCAGCCAGCGGATCATCACCGCAACCGTTGATGACACGGGGGTTGTCACGACGCTGACGGCGGAGCAATAG
- a CDS encoding flagellar basal body protein, which translates to MGISFQQALGVHPQAVKLRLERTELLTANLANVDTPNFKAKDIDFAAEMQRASRSNVMPEVEVKYRIPMQPSEDGNTVELNTEQARFSQNSMDYQSSLTFLNLQLSGVKEAIEGK; encoded by the coding sequence ATGGGAATCAGTTTTCAGCAGGCATTGGGTGTACATCCGCAGGCAGTGAAGTTACGTCTTGAGAGGACCGAGCTACTGACTGCGAATCTGGCGAATGTCGATACACCAAATTTCAAAGCTAAAGATATTGATTTTGCCGCTGAGATGCAACGGGCAAGTCGCTCAAATGTTATGCCCGAGGTTGAGGTGAAATACCGTATACCGATGCAGCCCTCAGAGGACGGCAATACCGTAGAGCTGAATACCGAGCAGGCCCGGTTTTCACAAAATAGTATGGATTATCAAAGCAGTCTGACCTTTTTGAACCTGCAATTAAGCGGTGTCAAAGAGGCCATTGAAGGGAAATAA
- the flgC gene encoding flagellar basal body rod protein FlgC, translating into MSFTDIYQISGSAMTAQTIRLNTVASNMANAESPASSEAQAYKARSPVFAAVYNNSLIDGHHHHAIDGASVQVQDVMQSGGAVKRYEPHHPMADRDGYVWYPDVNVVEQMADMMSASRDFETNVDVLNNVKSMQQSLLKLGEV; encoded by the coding sequence ATGTCGTTTACTGATATTTATCAGATTTCCGGTTCGGCGATGACGGCGCAAACCATTCGCCTCAATACCGTCGCCAGTAACATGGCGAATGCGGAGTCACCTGCCAGCAGCGAGGCGCAAGCCTACAAGGCGAGAAGTCCCGTCTTTGCGGCTGTTTACAACAACAGTCTGATTGACGGACACCACCACCACGCCATTGATGGCGCCAGCGTGCAGGTGCAGGACGTGATGCAAAGCGGCGGGGCGGTGAAACGCTATGAGCCTCATCACCCTATGGCGGATCGGGATGGTTATGTCTGGTACCCGGATGTCAACGTGGTGGAGCAAATGGCCGACATGATGTCCGCGTCACGCGATTTTGAAACCAACGTGGATGTGCTGAATAACGT